One segment of Triticum aestivum cultivar Chinese Spring chromosome 2A, IWGSC CS RefSeq v2.1, whole genome shotgun sequence DNA contains the following:
- the LOC123190225 gene encoding uncharacterized protein isoform X5 — MLLLLTMEKVQQPSSQSARAGMVQKPIHSEPTHGQQYKHFSGEETFNSFRAEPRTQIDAARTLLIEPPNPSVRRDESHTEPVQGTLARPGKRTQIDAARTLQNELPNASIHREESHTEPVQGNIARSGKRTYRFVFGPKSWQEGNVQKEQPNQVVHASHAQVMPTESSVHTNQAVGRFPDDPIPIHSKQITEHVDVPSATEHGQIRSQHQVVHEQQAGENPIDTVHMEQEKVDSACKPSSENRKSAENTKGNHKRKNSNLINVHASQAQVMPTESLVHINQADGGFPDDTIPKHGKQRTEHVAVPSAIEHEQVRSRHQVDHEQQEGENPSDGVHMEQEKVDSVCKPSNKNIKSTENTKGNRKRKNKNLMNSSNERPQLRRSKRLSKGSSPDLIDVEPIQKLDASPHQNHSEAPQIESSIADQTLSPETGWALPNPGSSSSHEHEIPQKSFNGIDQLDGSDEEVHSSPSDGQNQYMDGQVAEAACSGKNHSEQVRLKPHSKNFAEHGRPINLAASCSRLAALLPVPASATLPTISSLSSPEKLPPQCSSPITPHNQPRAVIYSQDAQCDDMLSGSLSKSSKKRKGRGPSLLVEPREEADRPVLTPSGTDNWSVHPPFPKKVATTISLLIKQNYPGTCISVDDEGRSCEVVVHYWHQCPPDVRATVLDEFLKRYKWAPGHEEECQKIFERKAVRQLVNLFCYEKQRVREELAAKKFKGSTVVGRANGELEKGDDREDSEERQGDGSVVSIDHDDPLNWKPFVPDWMQPSWWEMLCDHWAQDEFMKVSYQKRKNRNAGGHPSAAAGSQIIAMHQHPKDTTSWHAEEARDPLLGPHPVQEQVGSSKRGRYQGTPVASKKAQTDSSSKSSPDFLSRQGQEPRFTQEQVQLMINQALQGLNETWEKKFLSLEQNMRSVPSARAVPVGAKTRSAVAVARDKRCQISRQDTFDSAEGEEDPDDGEEQDDVRWS; from the exons ATGTTACTTCTACTGACCATGGAAAAG GTGCAGCAGCCTTCGAGTCAATCAGCTCGTGCAGGAATGGTTCAAAAGCCCATTCATTCAGAGCCGACACATGGACAACAATACAAGCATTTTTCTGGAGAGGAGACCTTCAACTCATTTCGAGCTGAACCAAGAACACAGATTGATGCAGCAAGGACGCTACTAATTGAGCCTCCTAATCCTTCAGTCCGTAGGGATGAGTCACATACTGAACCTGTCCAAGGAACTCTTGCCAGGCCTGGCAAGAGGACACAAATTGATGCAGCAAGGACACTACAAAATGAGCTTCCTAATGCTTCAATCCACagggaggagtcacatactgaacCTGTCCAAGGAAATATTGCCAGGTCTGGCAAGAGGACATATAGATTTGTATTTGGTCCAAAATCGTGGCAAGAAGGAAATGTCCAGAAAGAGCAGCCTAACCAGGTTGTCCATGCATCACATGCTCAAGTTATGCCCACAGAGTCTTCAGTTCATACAAACCAGGCAGTAGGAAGGTTTCCTGATGACCCAATTCCGATTCACAGCAAGCAGATAACTGAACATGTGGATGTCCCTAGTGCTACCGAGCATGGGCAGATTCGTTCTCAGCATCAAGTTGTCCATGAACAGCAGGCAGGTGAAAATCCTATTGACACAGTCCACATGGAGCAGGAAAAGGTGGACTCTGCTTGCAAGCCATCAAGCGAAAATAGGAAGAGCGCCGAAAATACTAAAGGAAATCATAAGAGGAAAAACAGTAATTTGATAAATGTCCACGCATCACAGGCACAAGTAATGCCCACTGAGTCTTTGGTTCATATAAATCAGGCAGACGGAGGGTTTCCTGATGACACAATTCCAAAGCACGGCAAGCAGAGAACTGAACATGTGGCTGTCCCTAGTGCTATCGAGCATGAGCAGGTACGTTCTCGGCATCAAGTTGACCATGAGCAGCAGGAAGGTGAAAATCCTAGTGACGGAGTCCACATGGAGCAGGAAAAGGTGGACTCTGTCTGCAAGCCATCAAACAAAAATATAAAGAGCACCGAAAATACTAAAGGAAATCGTAAGAGGAAAAACAAGAATTTGATGAATTCTTCTAATGAGCGGCCTCAGCTTAGGCGCAGTAAACGCCTGTCAAAGGGATCATCACCAGACCTTATTGATGTTGAGCCTATCCAGAAGTTAGATGCTTCCCCCCATCAAAATCATTCAGAAGCTCCACAGATTGAGAGTAGCATAGCTGATCAAACACTCTCTCCAGAGACTGGGTGGGCACTTCCTAATCCTGGTTCTAGTTCATCTCATGAGCATGAGATTCCCCAAAAAAGCTTTAATGGGATTGACCAGCTTGATGGAAGTGATGAGGAAGTACATTCAAGTCCATCAGATGGTCAAAATCAGTATATGGATGGACAAGTGGCAGAAGCAGCTTGCAGTGGCAAGAACCACTCGGAGCAGGTTCGACTCAAGCCTCACAGCAAGAATTTTGCAGAGCATGGCAGGCCGATAAACTTGGCTGCTTCATGCAGCCGCCTTGCTGCCTTGTTGCCTGTTCCAGCTTCCGCTACTTTGCCCACTATTTCCTCGCTTTCTTCACCTGAAA AGCTACCACCTCAGTGCAGCAGTCCAATAACACCGCATAACCAACCACGAGCAGTTATATATTCCCAG GATGCACAGTGTGATGATATGCTATCAGGATCTCTTAGCAAGTCATCGAAAAAGCGCAAGGGGCGTGGCCCTTCATTGCTAGTGGAACCACGCGAAGAAGCTGATAGGCCTGTGTTGACGCCCAGTGGTACAGA CAACTGGAGTGTCCACCCGCCGTTTCCTAAGAAGGTAGCAACTACCATCTCCCTTCTTATCAAGCAGAACTATCCTGGGACCTGTATTTCAGTGGATGACGAGGGAAGATCCTGTGAGGTTGTGGTTCACTATTGGCACCAATGCCCTCCAGATGTAAGGGCTACCGTGTTGGATGAATTCCTT AAACGCTACAAGTGGGCCCCTGGCCACGAAGAGGAGTGCCAGAAGATCTTTGAGCGCAAAGCAGTTAGACAGTTAGTTAACCTCTTTTGCTATGAGAAGCAAAGGGTTAGAGAGGAGTTGGCAGCAAAGAAGTTCAAAGGATCTACGGTGGTTGGTAGGGCCAATGGAGAATTAGAAAAGGGAGACGATAGAGAAGATTCAGAGGAACGACAGGGAGATGGGTCCGTTGTGTCGATTGACCATGATGATCCACTGAATTGGAAACCGTTTGTCCCTGATTGGATGCAACCATCATGGTGGGAAATGTTGTGTGACCATTGGGCCCAAGACGAATTTATGAAGGTTTCTTACCAAAAGAGAAAGAATCGGAATGCAGGAGGCCACCCCTCTGCTGCTGCAGGCTCACAAATCATAGCAATGCACCAGCACCCTAAG GATACCACATCCTGGCATGCTGAGGAGGCCAGAGATCCTCTGCTAGGCCCCCATCCTGTGCAAGAGCAGGTGGGTAGCTCGAAGCGTGGGAGGTACCAAGGTACTCCTGTTGCCAGCAAGAAGGCCCAGACTGATTCATCGTCAAAATCCTCCCCAGATTTCTTGAGCAGACAGGGACAAGAGCCAAGATTCACACAGGAGCAGGTGCAGCTGATGATTAACCAAGCTCTACAAGGACTGAATGAAACTTGGGAGAAGAAGTTTCTGTCCTTGGAGCAAAACATGCGCAGCGTGCCCTCGGCACGTGCTGTTCCTGTC GGTGCTAAGACTAGGTCAGCTGTGGCTGTTGCAAGGGACAAGCGATGCCAGATTTCACGGCAG GACACATTTGATTCGGCGGAGGGAGAGGAAGATCCAGACGACGGCGAGGAGCAGGATGATGTGCGTTGGAGTTAG